The following coding sequences are from one Treponema bryantii window:
- a CDS encoding ATP-binding cassette domain-containing protein: MKPVELKDFCIHLRDRITFNKCDFSIEAGSASVIMGPTGTGKSVFLKSIAGILPMHIFKFEGSMKVNGIDAYIDGEKLGFNQWTQIEQSGLMFIPAETAQVMNSALTLDQNLALLAPGCRPEIVRRLKEFFTLDFEAFARLYPDEVSGGEMQRITLMILLSRKGNLILLDEPTVNLDRNLRKNFVEFLNKEILCDKTKTFLMVSHDLDFIKRLTLTDAYKLEDGVLSKIEQLPEMEGYEKPEAKKGASGSAIELKNVAQRYNKRGLFGERKFTAFEGLNLTFERSTIYGITGPSGCGKSSTIKAILRLLDETSGQILMEGNDLVALKPYENGRDPKVFKPFRKRMAVVQQDSRFSFFPDLKIRDSFQQIVNAGNEGTIEELAENLEKVGLTKAHLDCKPQMLSSGEMKRMDIARALTAKPDILLLDEPFAHIDFDTRLNVMKVISDYLASHATILVVVTHEDFDLRYFIEKNYDFPELVGMYAIEK; this comes from the coding sequence ATGAAACCTGTAGAATTAAAAGATTTTTGTATTCATCTCAGAGATAGAATTACTTTTAACAAATGTGATTTTTCAATTGAAGCAGGTTCGGCTTCTGTTATTATGGGACCGACCGGAACTGGTAAATCAGTTTTTCTTAAATCAATTGCCGGAATTTTGCCAATGCATATCTTTAAGTTTGAAGGAAGCATGAAGGTAAACGGAATTGATGCATATATTGATGGTGAAAAACTTGGTTTTAATCAGTGGACTCAAATTGAACAGTCAGGCCTTATGTTTATTCCTGCAGAAACTGCGCAGGTAATGAACTCGGCATTAACACTTGATCAGAACCTTGCCTTGCTGGCACCTGGATGCCGGCCGGAGATTGTACGCCGCCTTAAGGAATTCTTTACACTGGACTTTGAAGCATTTGCCCGCCTCTATCCGGATGAAGTTTCTGGTGGTGAAATGCAGCGTATTACATTGATGATTCTGCTTTCACGCAAAGGTAACCTTATTCTTCTTGATGAACCAACTGTAAACCTTGACCGCAACCTTAGAAAGAACTTTGTTGAATTCTTAAACAAAGAAATCCTTTGTGATAAGACAAAGACATTCCTTATGGTTAGCCATGACCTCGACTTTATTAAGCGCCTTACTCTTACAGACGCATATAAGCTCGAAGATGGCGTTCTCAGCAAGATTGAACAGCTTCCAGAAATGGAAGGATACGAAAAACCAGAGGCTAAAAAAGGTGCTTCGGGTTCTGCCATTGAATTGAAGAACGTTGCTCAGCGCTATAATAAGCGCGGTCTGTTTGGTGAAAGAAAGTTCACTGCTTTTGAAGGCCTGAACCTTACATTTGAGCGTTCTACAATTTACGGTATTACAGGACCTTCTGGATGCGGTAAATCAAGTACTATTAAAGCAATTTTGCGTCTTCTTGATGAAACTTCCGGTCAGATTCTTATGGAAGGTAACGACCTTGTTGCGCTTAAGCCATATGAAAATGGCCGTGACCCTAAGGTATTCAAGCCTTTCAGAAAGAGAATGGCTGTTGTTCAGCAGGATTCCCGTTTCTCGTTCTTCCCGGATTTAAAAATCCGCGATTCATTCCAGCAGATTGTTAATGCAGGAAACGAAGGAACTATTGAAGAACTTGCTGAAAACCTGGAAAAGGTTGGCCTTACAAAAGCTCACCTTGACTGTAAGCCACAGATGCTTTCTTCCGGCGAAATGAAGCGTATGGATATTGCCCGTGCTTTGACTGCAAAGCCTGACATCCTCCTTCTGGATGAACCATTTGCACATATTGACTTTGACACACGGTTGAATGTAATGAAGGTAATTTCAGATTATCTTGCAAGCCATGCAACAATTCTGGTTGTTGTAACACATGAAGATTTCGATTTAAGATACTTCATTGAAAAGAATTACGATTTCCCAGAATTAGTCGGTATGTATGCAATCGAAAAATAA
- a CDS encoding ABC transporter permease subunit — protein sequence MVGTLVLSLLYLLSIGAPAEAYADAGRSFLLFISGNANSKTVGFTSGQIIVAGAIQTFPLAMISLAFVILIALVCSSYAVTSRYMAIHFAKKSGEKIEKVWSFIASILAAIPLFIGFWVAYVTFGNGVPLFFIALVTVVLGGLSWDATNFLKTDMISQVNQTHAIVFSTLGRNLGRFFPLPGTYSGYLFQSSLPRFIPYLAGKVPAIIGSVTIAEIAYSFPGLGSNLIDALVQTNTDLLVTSVFVLLCINAVVSFLVKTILFLIYPRVYEKAI from the coding sequence GTGGTAGGAACTTTAGTTCTCTCGTTACTTTATCTTCTATCAATTGGAGCCCCTGCTGAAGCTTATGCAGATGCAGGCCGTTCTTTTTTACTTTTTATTTCCGGTAATGCCAATTCAAAGACTGTTGGCTTTACATCTGGACAGATTATTGTAGCCGGTGCCATTCAGACTTTTCCTTTAGCAATGATTTCCCTGGCATTTGTAATTTTAATTGCACTTGTATGTTCATCTTATGCTGTAACCAGCAGATATATGGCTATACACTTTGCAAAGAAATCTGGTGAAAAAATTGAAAAGGTATGGAGTTTTATTGCTTCTATTCTGGCTGCTATTCCTTTGTTTATCGGTTTCTGGGTAGCTTATGTAACTTTTGGAAACGGCGTACCACTCTTTTTCATTGCTCTGGTAACTGTTGTTCTGGGTGGTCTTTCATGGGATGCTACCAACTTCTTGAAAACAGACATGATCAGTCAGGTAAATCAGACACATGCCATTGTTTTCTCAACTTTAGGAAGAAATCTTGGAAGATTCTTCCCGCTACCAGGTACTTATTCTGGATATCTTTTCCAGTCAAGTTTACCTCGCTTTATTCCTTATCTTGCAGGAAAGGTTCCTGCAATTATTGGATCAGTTACAATTGCTGAAATTGCATACAGTTTCCCAGGCTTGGGAAGTAATTTAATTGATGCTCTTGTACAGACTAATACTGACCTTCTTGTTACTTCAGTATTTGTACTTTTGTGTATAAATGCTGTTGTATCGTTCCTTGTAAAAACGATACTATTCCTGATTTATCCGAGGGTATATGAAAAAGCAATTTAA
- a CDS encoding ABC transporter substrate-binding protein, giving the protein MKLGKKSIISIVVAALVVVAAVVGVVIWKAQPKGAVAAVSTLPDSLNPVLEQNTSGMNVSELIFDGLTNFEVDPQTNQLYTELALAESIEQNQKDKKTYIVTLREDVVWHDESPLIAEDVVYSYNAYVLEENNSPKRDYLNSFIESVEALDDKTVQIVFKNPMPEFRAYPVLTFKIIPSRFEGKDMDVNMRDGELERRFATEPIGTGPYKLQSWEIGKWLTFKANGLYFRNVPKVESIVIKRVIDPIVRMNELSKGRVNLVLETNPMDRDTVAKMSKVDINSYMPYAFYSLAINTELFPKAEGRQAMATALNRTELVPGITDQEEGVVLNYGPFPSNLFEVNIPEYANTPLPDLMPYDLSKAKKLAKTGDVQGQNAKLIYPDSMGEFGKQLADGIAKQLEAIGLNVEVKRTGDQVFKRMVYKEKSYELALMYYDGFDNIYSTMGSLYRTNASENITGIANKKLDSLFDTWEKEVVTADWIKQTLLLNKEICELSPTIGLCSLQKDVYSRGLTNVYIATDNPFLSAEEWKFDN; this is encoded by the coding sequence ATGAAATTAGGAAAGAAGAGTATAATTTCTATTGTCGTAGCAGCACTTGTTGTAGTTGCTGCTGTAGTTGGTGTTGTTATTTGGAAGGCACAGCCAAAGGGTGCTGTAGCTGCTGTTTCTACACTGCCAGATTCTCTCAATCCGGTTCTGGAACAGAACACTTCTGGTATGAATGTCAGTGAATTGATTTTTGATGGTCTTACAAACTTTGAAGTTGACCCTCAGACAAATCAGCTTTACACAGAACTTGCTCTTGCAGAAAGCATTGAGCAGAATCAGAAAGATAAGAAAACTTATATAGTTACACTTCGTGAAGATGTAGTATGGCATGATGAAAGCCCTCTTATCGCTGAAGATGTTGTTTATTCTTATAACGCTTATGTGCTTGAAGAAAATAACTCTCCAAAAAGAGATTACTTGAATTCTTTCATTGAAAGCGTTGAAGCACTTGATGACAAGACTGTACAGATTGTTTTCAAAAATCCTATGCCTGAATTCCGTGCTTACCCTGTTCTTACATTCAAAATCATTCCTTCAAGATTCGAAGGAAAAGATATGGATGTAAATATGCGTGACGGTGAACTCGAAAGACGTTTCGCTACAGAGCCAATCGGAACTGGTCCTTACAAGCTCCAGAGCTGGGAAATCGGTAAGTGGCTTACATTCAAGGCGAATGGTCTCTACTTCAGAAACGTTCCAAAGGTTGAATCAATTGTTATCAAACGTGTAATCGACCCTATCGTTCGTATGAACGAATTGAGCAAAGGTCGTGTAAATCTCGTACTTGAAACTAACCCTATGGATCGTGACACAGTTGCAAAAATGTCAAAGGTAGATATCAATTCTTATATGCCATATGCATTCTATAGCCTCGCAATCAATACAGAATTGTTCCCTAAAGCAGAAGGACGCCAGGCTATGGCAACTGCGTTGAACAGAACAGAACTCGTTCCAGGAATTACAGATCAGGAAGAAGGAGTTGTACTCAACTACGGTCCATTCCCATCAAATCTTTTTGAAGTAAATATTCCAGAGTATGCTAATACACCACTCCCAGATCTTATGCCATATGATCTTTCAAAGGCTAAGAAACTTGCTAAGACAGGTGATGTTCAGGGACAGAATGCAAAACTTATCTATCCTGACTCTATGGGTGAATTCGGTAAGCAGCTTGCAGATGGTATCGCAAAACAGCTTGAAGCTATCGGTTTGAATGTTGAAGTTAAACGTACTGGTGACCAGGTATTTAAGAGAATGGTATACAAAGAGAAATCTTATGAACTCGCTCTTATGTACTATGATGGTTTTGATAACATTTATTCAACAATGGGCAGCCTGTACAGAACAAACGCTTCAGAAAACATCACTGGTATTGCAAACAAAAAACTTGATTCACTTTTTGATACATGGGAAAAAGAAGTTGTAACAGCAGACTGGATTAAACAGACTCTTTTACTTAATAAAGAAATCTGTGAATTGTCTCCTACAATTGGACTTTGTTCTCTTCAGAAAGATGTTTACTCTCGCGGCTTAACTAACGTCTATATAGCAACAGATAACCCGTTCTTGTCTGCAGAAGAATGGAAATTTGATAACTAA
- a CDS encoding formylglycine-generating enzyme family protein, producing MCLTNTRKLIKRIALTLFITMVACSSLSAKSKSKPKNELVKEEDGFYYGYGKGSSLEDSIAIAKKDLLENALTAMVRVSDPAAKKITVGEEVVDERLGNIKPFSQSKSGDNVVYRIKEVDWTKNETAFQKKLRDTLVSDYNKLISSRDVAVKFELAASILSTLEKNGETNLLTYQDGATELLSRKVENICKTIAEGFEVSFSVKDCILSENPEIEITVKDNAGTPVSGLKLKTVWAAPYVSVLSEESTLEEVVSFVKTDSTGSAKIDFPLSEEYLNCVLDLTITTSFGAEKFVSPQMRAIDNISSVDARYFVASDINQTYSFANVEGGEFNVGALGHDAKAAKKEAAHTVTLEAFDIAVAPVTNYQYALYLYLTRNEDTPEYFVNSDYNNPNQPVIGVSLEDAENYAAWLSTQINATLRLPTDDEWEVAARAGAEFIYPWGDDDPSKGKKANYKGNGKYKYTSPVGAFETGINAWGLMDMSGNVWEWTTSMRNLPEDSEMRTVKGGSWMDGANDLRISNYKNIDKTQKYPDVGFRLVKEVSK from the coding sequence ATGTGTTTAACAAACACAAGGAAACTGATTAAACGAATTGCACTTACATTGTTCATTACAATGGTGGCATGCAGCTCATTAAGTGCAAAATCAAAATCAAAACCAAAAAATGAATTGGTAAAGGAAGAAGACGGATTCTATTATGGATACGGAAAAGGTTCTTCCCTTGAGGATTCAATCGCTATTGCAAAAAAAGACCTGCTTGAAAATGCATTAACTGCAATGGTTCGTGTTTCTGACCCAGCTGCAAAAAAAATTACAGTAGGTGAAGAAGTTGTTGATGAAAGACTTGGTAATATAAAACCTTTCTCTCAGAGCAAAAGCGGCGACAATGTAGTTTACAGAATTAAAGAAGTTGACTGGACAAAAAATGAAACTGCGTTCCAGAAAAAACTTCGTGATACTCTTGTTTCTGATTATAACAAGCTTATTTCAAGCAGAGATGTTGCCGTTAAATTCGAACTTGCAGCTTCAATTTTGAGCACACTCGAAAAAAATGGTGAAACAAATCTTTTGACATACCAGGATGGAGCTACAGAACTTCTTTCAAGAAAAGTTGAAAATATCTGCAAGACTATTGCAGAAGGTTTTGAAGTTTCATTCTCAGTAAAAGACTGTATTCTTTCTGAAAATCCTGAAATTGAAATTACTGTAAAAGATAATGCAGGCACTCCAGTTTCTGGGCTTAAGTTAAAGACTGTCTGGGCTGCACCTTATGTTTCAGTTCTTTCTGAAGAATCAACACTTGAAGAAGTTGTTTCTTTCGTAAAAACAGATTCAACTGGTTCAGCAAAAATTGACTTCCCTCTTTCAGAAGAATATTTGAACTGTGTTCTTGACCTTACAATTACAACTTCATTCGGAGCAGAAAAATTTGTTTCTCCTCAGATGCGTGCAATTGATAATATCTCTTCAGTTGATGCAAGATACTTTGTTGCTTCAGATATCAATCAGACATACTCTTTTGCAAATGTTGAAGGTGGTGAATTTAATGTTGGTGCCCTTGGACACGATGCAAAGGCTGCTAAAAAAGAAGCTGCTCATACAGTAACTCTTGAAGCTTTTGATATTGCTGTAGCTCCTGTAACAAACTATCAGTATGCACTTTATCTTTATCTCACAAGAAATGAAGATACTCCTGAATATTTTGTAAACTCAGATTACAACAATCCTAATCAGCCTGTTATTGGAGTTTCTCTTGAAGATGCTGAAAATTATGCAGCATGGCTTTCTACTCAGATTAATGCAACTCTTCGTCTGCCGACAGATGATGAATGGGAAGTTGCTGCAAGAGCTGGTGCTGAGTTTATTTATCCTTGGGGTGATGATGATCCTTCAAAGGGAAAGAAAGCAAATTATAAAGGCAATGGAAAATATAAGTATACATCTCCAGTTGGAGCATTTGAGACAGGAATCAATGCATGGGGACTCATGGATATGTCTGGAAACGTTTGGGAATGGACAACTTCTATGAGAAATCTTCCAGAAGACTCAGAAATGAGAACTGTTAAAGGTGGTTCATGGATGGATGGTGCAAATGATTTGAGAATTTCAAACTATAAAAACATTGATAAAACTCAAAAATATCCTGATGTAGGATTCCGTTTAGTAAAGGAGGTTTCTAAATGA
- the flgK gene encoding flagellar hook-associated protein FlgK translates to MGSTFSGIELGKRSIMANTDAITTAGHNISNANTEGYSRQRVQIKEFDPLYKPDLERLERPGLIGQGVDVQSINRIRDELLDERIVAQANQESYWDTRSKYYTMIEQIYNEPDDISVRSNMDKFWEAWQELSINPESKAARQAVVTRAETLTDSIKQRWEALAGVGNLIDGDIEATVKQVNSYVRQIADCNAEIVRSRAMGDNPNDLLDRRDLLVDKLSKLINISTDQRDSDEFMVHVGGRVIVQGNIAREIDLVPRFDDTGYSKLVWKDTGNDAVFNGGTLGALVELRDVDVRNEIQTLNTMTMNFADLVNDVHRNAVGANKVTGLDFFTQHSFVENAHGNFDRNGDGELDTSYIFRFTGTNALDMQQQVGIEGVMRFSGSTGEVQVPYFHTDTVETVIARINDSTSEVKAYLDKNNHLVLKATTAQDVENPDFVIRHVEDSGYFLAGYSGILAGTGEAGAYDFAQADAVNALAAGSQYAVSPVYNPSAYIEVNQAFRNDVMSVAAGYMDAAGTAPTGDGRAAVEIAAIRNTSVMVGGMKTFDDYFADTVTNVGLKGEQAETNLLSQNAIMDDLRNLRDSISGVNIDEELAEIMKFQHGYNAAAKFITVWDSLIDTVINRLGV, encoded by the coding sequence ATGGGATCAACATTTTCTGGAATTGAATTAGGAAAACGCAGTATTATGGCAAATACAGATGCCATCACAACTGCAGGTCATAACATTTCAAATGCAAATACTGAAGGTTACAGCCGTCAGAGAGTTCAGATAAAGGAGTTTGATCCTCTTTATAAGCCTGATCTTGAACGACTTGAGCGCCCTGGTCTTATTGGACAGGGTGTTGATGTTCAGTCAATCAATCGTATACGAGATGAATTGCTTGATGAACGTATTGTTGCCCAGGCAAATCAGGAATCATACTGGGATACACGTTCAAAATATTACACCATGATTGAACAGATTTATAATGAGCCAGATGATATTTCTGTTCGTTCGAATATGGACAAATTCTGGGAAGCATGGCAGGAACTTTCTATAAATCCGGAAAGCAAGGCAGCCCGTCAGGCAGTTGTAACTCGTGCCGAAACCCTTACAGATTCAATTAAACAGCGCTGGGAAGCTTTAGCCGGTGTAGGAAATCTTATTGATGGTGATATTGAAGCAACTGTAAAGCAGGTAAACAGTTATGTACGCCAGATTGCAGACTGCAACGCAGAAATCGTAAGAAGCCGCGCTATGGGCGATAATCCTAATGATTTGCTTGACCGCCGCGATCTTCTTGTAGATAAACTTTCTAAGTTGATAAATATTTCTACAGACCAGCGTGATAGTGACGAATTTATGGTGCACGTTGGTGGCCGCGTAATCGTACAGGGAAATATTGCCCGTGAAATTGACCTTGTTCCTCGTTTTGATGATACAGGATACAGCAAACTTGTATGGAAAGATACTGGAAATGATGCTGTATTCAATGGCGGTACACTCGGCGCACTCGTAGAACTCCGTGACGTAGACGTTCGTAATGAAATTCAGACATTAAATACAATGACAATGAACTTTGCTGACCTTGTAAACGATGTACACCGCAATGCAGTTGGCGCAAATAAGGTTACAGGGCTTGATTTCTTTACACAGCATAGTTTTGTTGAGAATGCACACGGTAATTTTGACAGAAACGGAGATGGAGAACTTGATACATCATATATTTTCCGTTTTACAGGTACAAATGCTCTTGATATGCAGCAGCAGGTTGGAATTGAAGGTGTAATGAGATTCAGCGGTTCAACTGGTGAAGTTCAGGTTCCTTATTTCCACACAGATACAGTAGAAACAGTAATTGCCCGCATAAATGACAGTACAAGCGAAGTAAAAGCTTATCTTGATAAGAATAATCACCTTGTTTTGAAGGCTACTACAGCACAGGATGTAGAGAATCCTGATTTTGTAATCCGTCATGTAGAAGATTCAGGATATTTCCTTGCAGGTTATTCTGGAATCCTTGCAGGAACCGGTGAAGCCGGAGCTTATGATTTTGCTCAGGCTGATGCAGTAAATGCCCTTGCAGCTGGAAGTCAGTATGCAGTTTCTCCGGTTTATAATCCTTCTGCTTATATCGAAGTAAATCAGGCTTTTCGTAACGACGTAATGAGCGTTGCAGCCGGTTATATGGATGCCGCAGGAACAGCTCCAACAGGTGACGGCCGTGCTGCAGTAGAAATTGCCGCTATCCGCAATACAAGCGTTATGGTTGGCGGTATGAAGACCTTTGATGACTACTTTGCAGATACAGTAACAAATGTAGGTCTTAAAGGTGAACAGGCAGAAACAAATCTTTTGAGTCAGAATGCAATTATGGATGATCTTCGTAATCTTCGTGACTCAATCAGTGGTGTAAATATTGATGAGGAACTTGCCGAAATCATGAAATTCCAGCATGGCTATAATGCTGCGGCTAAGTTTATTACAGTCTGGGACAGTTTGATTGATACAGTTATCAACAGATTGGGCGTCTAA
- a CDS encoding flagellar hook-associated protein 3: MQRISSQMNNNNTQSSLRLQESRLNRANNQIGSQHRIQQLRDDPIAAGHLVRYQSYLGRVNQFEKNALTLSDQFTVREGYMTDSLEIMQRVRELAVTGANGIYTKEDMSNMATEVDELLKQLVQNANAVSADGNSIFAGTNTKATAFDIEMGNVEGSGVPLIKNVRYNGNIDVNRVEVDEGKYLVNDNAGIKTFWAENQQVFGSRDASQWQASSDTVISVDGVKVEIKQGDNVYAVAAKINNSGAAVKATIDPVRNALNFETTDARQLWLQDISGSTLEELGVIKDASQLPPYNLATGARVSGGSMFDTVIAFRNALLAGDQESIGGRVLGALDKGIDSLVTRIAKSGSEYERAQLNATRSSKLALDVTSMVSREGDLDFTKAITDLKMLDYTNQATLSQAGKMYSSTLLNYMR; this comes from the coding sequence ATGCAGAGAATCAGTTCACAGATGAATAATAACAATACTCAGAGCAGTCTCCGCCTTCAGGAGAGCCGCCTGAATCGTGCTAATAACCAGATCGGGTCTCAGCACAGAATCCAGCAGCTTCGTGATGATCCTATTGCGGCCGGCCATTTGGTGCGATATCAGTCGTATCTTGGACGCGTAAATCAGTTTGAGAAAAATGCGCTGACACTTTCTGATCAGTTTACTGTGCGTGAAGGCTATATGACTGATTCTCTGGAAATTATGCAGCGCGTACGCGAGCTTGCTGTAACTGGTGCCAATGGAATTTATACAAAAGAAGATATGTCTAATATGGCTACTGAGGTTGATGAGCTTCTGAAGCAGCTTGTGCAGAACGCAAATGCGGTAAGCGCGGACGGTAATTCAATCTTTGCCGGAACAAATACTAAGGCAACTGCTTTTGATATTGAAATGGGAAATGTAGAGGGCAGTGGAGTTCCTCTTATTAAGAATGTTCGCTACAACGGAAATATTGATGTAAATCGTGTAGAAGTTGATGAAGGAAAATACCTTGTAAATGATAATGCCGGAATCAAAACTTTCTGGGCAGAAAATCAGCAGGTATTTGGTTCCCGTGATGCTTCTCAGTGGCAGGCAAGCAGTGATACAGTTATTTCTGTTGATGGTGTAAAAGTTGAAATTAAGCAGGGCGACAATGTATATGCCGTTGCTGCAAAAATCAATAATAGCGGCGCTGCTGTAAAGGCTACAATTGATCCTGTACGCAATGCACTTAATTTTGAAACAACAGATGCACGTCAGCTCTGGCTTCAGGATATAAGCGGCAGTACACTTGAAGAACTTGGCGTAATAAAAGATGCTTCACAGCTTCCGCCATACAATCTGGCCACAGGAGCACGCGTCAGCGGCGGCAGCATGTTCGATACAGTCATCGCATTCCGCAACGCTCTCCTTGCAGGTGACCAGGAAAGCATTGGCGGCCGTGTTCTCGGAGCACTCGACAAAGGAATCGACAGCCTTGTTACCAGAATCGCAAAATCTGGTTCTGAATATGAAAGAGCACAGCTTAATGCAACAAGAAGCAGCAAACTTGCTCTTGATGTAACTTCAATGGTTAGCCGTGAAGGCGATCTTGATTTTACAAAGGCTATTACAGACCTTAAGATGCTCGACTATACAAATCAGGCTACCTTGAGTCAGGCTGGAAAAATGTATTCATCAACATTATTAAATTATATGCGTTAA
- the fliW gene encoding flagellar assembly protein FliW: MEIVTKAHGKIEITEDRLITIPEGLFGFEEYTKYALVDSDYEPFLWLQSCEDSNLAFLIVDPFLICNEYETDIDDASLKKIGITKPEDIIIMTIVTVPHDGSSITANFQGPLVINKKNHQCMQAILSDNRWSTKVDIVQTLNQKGGC; this comes from the coding sequence ATGGAAATAGTAACTAAAGCCCATGGAAAAATAGAGATTACTGAAGACAGGCTTATCACAATTCCAGAAGGACTTTTTGGTTTTGAAGAATACACAAAATATGCTCTTGTGGATTCAGATTATGAACCATTTCTCTGGCTTCAGTCTTGTGAAGATTCAAATCTTGCATTCTTGATTGTAGATCCATTTCTGATCTGCAATGAATATGAAACAGATATTGATGATGCTTCATTAAAGAAAATCGGAATTACAAAACCTGAAGATATAATTATAATGACAATTGTAACTGTTCCACATGATGGTTCTTCAATTACTGCTAATTTCCAGGGACCTCTGGTAATCAACAAAAAAAATCATCAGTGTATGCAGGCAATCCTCAGTGATAACAGATGGTCTACAAAGGTTGATATCGTTCAGACTTTAAATCAGAAAGGAGGGTGTTAA
- the csrA gene encoding carbon storage regulator CsrA: MLILSRKIDEKIKIGDNITITLIDVHGDQVKIGVEAPKDVKVFRQEVFDAIQNENKAAVVQTEQSGNEKAINAVSALSKLLKK, translated from the coding sequence ATGCTTATCCTTTCAAGAAAAATCGATGAGAAAATTAAAATTGGTGATAATATTACAATTACCCTGATTGATGTTCACGGAGATCAGGTAAAAATTGGTGTTGAAGCTCCTAAGGATGTAAAGGTATTCCGCCAGGAAGTTTTTGATGCCATTCAGAATGAAAATAAAGCTGCTGTTGTTCAGACTGAACAGTCTGGCAATGAAAAGGCAATCAATGCTGTAAGTGCTTTAAGTAAGCTTCTTAAAAAATAA
- the tsaB gene encoding tRNA (adenosine(37)-N6)-threonylcarbamoyltransferase complex dimerization subunit type 1 TsaB — translation MNILALDCAVTRISLAVKTDSKFISATYDIGMRQSEILVPSIDELLKKAELKPSELNATALTIGPGSFTGLRLGISALKAIELAYNVPVYGISSLEAYAYPYKNLGFTVLSCIDANKDKFYARLSDGSNILLKDDDYEIEKITEAVKDLDTVFVCGPDATKLCEKLQTVFADIKFLMPEVPAQTAEALILMTEELIEKKAEPLKDFDGPVYLRASEAELKLNGTIS, via the coding sequence ATGAATATTCTGGCACTGGACTGCGCAGTTACACGTATCTCACTCGCAGTAAAAACTGATTCTAAATTTATTTCTGCAACTTATGATATTGGAATGAGACAGTCAGAGATTCTCGTTCCTTCAATTGATGAGCTTTTGAAAAAAGCAGAACTGAAGCCATCAGAATTAAATGCAACAGCTCTTACAATCGGACCGGGAAGTTTTACCGGACTCAGACTTGGAATCTCAGCTCTTAAAGCAATTGAACTGGCTTATAATGTTCCTGTTTACGGAATTTCAAGCCTTGAAGCTTATGCATATCCATATAAAAACTTAGGATTTACTGTACTTTCCTGCATTGATGCAAACAAAGATAAATTTTATGCCCGCCTTTCAGATGGGTCAAATATCCTTTTGAAAGATGATGATTATGAAATTGAAAAAATTACAGAAGCTGTAAAAGATTTAGATACAGTCTTTGTCTGCGGACCAGATGCAACAAAACTCTGTGAAAAACTGCAGACGGTTTTTGCTGATATAAAATTCCTGATGCCAGAGGTACCGGCTCAAACTGCAGAAGCTCTTATTCTTATGACAGAAGAGCTTATAGAAAAAAAAGCCGAACCGCTTAAAGATTTTGACGGTCCGGTTTATTTACGAGCAAGTGAGGCTGAGCTCAAACTTAACGGTACAATTTCTTAA
- the tsaE gene encoding tRNA (adenosine(37)-N6)-threonylcarbamoyltransferase complex ATPase subunit type 1 TsaE, which produces MTFTTNSPEETIALGVRIGNKLKKGDVIAMQGTLAAGKTTITKGIAQALGITDTITSPTFCLISEYYGKMPLYHMDVYRLEGGEDFVNLGTDDMIYGDGVSIIEWSEKIMEELPSRTIILRLTPQDDGSRLIEIENWNNGDI; this is translated from the coding sequence TTGACTTTTACAACTAATTCTCCAGAAGAAACAATTGCACTTGGTGTACGCATCGGCAATAAGCTTAAAAAAGGCGATGTTATTGCAATGCAGGGAACACTTGCTGCAGGAAAAACAACAATCACAAAAGGAATTGCTCAGGCACTTGGAATCACAGATACCATCACAAGTCCTACTTTTTGTCTGATTAGCGAATATTACGGAAAAATGCCTCTCTATCATATGGATGTTTATCGTCTTGAAGGCGGTGAAGATTTTGTCAATCTTGGTACAGACGATATGATTTATGGAGATGGAGTAAGCATTATAGAATGGTCTGAAAAGATCATGGAAGAATTACCTTCACGAACCATCATACTTCGTCTTACTCCACAGGATGATGGAAGCCGTCTTATTGAAATTGAAAACTGGAATAATGGGGACATCTAA